Genomic DNA from Acidobacteriota bacterium:
ATCTCCGAGCTGCACAACAAGCTCGGCGATACCTACTTCTTCCGAGGCAAGCAGCCCATGACCGTTGCAGTGCTGGATCGGATGATCGAGGCTTTGGGGCGGACAACAGGACAGCCGGAGAAATCCCGCGTCGGCAACGAAGGCTATTTGATGCGGTCTTATTACCACTATTCGCTTGGGCTCCACGAGCTCCGGCGGTACATTACCTATCGTCGCCTGAGCTCGGAGAAGAAGTTCAACATCATGCAGGCCCGCCATCAAGAGGACTCCACGTATGAGCTTTGGGAGACCATCGACCGCATGGGTTGGCCGGATTTCGTCTTTCGGGCCGTAGGCGAGTCCCTCAACGATCTGGCAGAGTCCGCACTGGCCCGCGTTTCCCTCTATGGCTTGCTGTGGACTCGAATGCCCCCAGAGACCACAGCCGATGAGTCAGGCGGAGAGCCAACGCAGCTCTTCGCTACTCTGGTCGATTGGTTTGAAGGTAGAACTGAGGACGGGGACCCGGAGCAGCGGCGGATTCAGATCCGAGTCGGCTCGCAGCTCATCGCGGCCGGTACGCTGAGCGGTTGGCTGGGGGAGTGGAACGCCAACCCTGCTCCTAAAAACCTACCGCTCGATTTCAAGGAAGTCGACGAGCACCATGACCCTCAGCGCCTGCTGGTCTCTTTGGAGCTAACCCGTCAGAGCGCTCACTATCTCGAGAAAGGCGGCTATCGCGAGGAGGCGGCTGGAGAGCTCCTGGAGATCTGCGCCATCGTCACCCGGATGATCTGGTGGTACGTGATGGTCAAGTTCTTGATCGACCCCGGGCTGAAGATGCTCAAGCCAGAAGGTTTACGAGAGAAGGCGATCTGGCGATACGAAGCCTTTTTCCGTGAGAACGATCAGCGGGAGACGGTTTATTGGTCCCATCTGTTCCAAGTAGCTCTCGAGGCCTTCGAGGATGCCACGCGGTTGTTGCGCTTGGATCGCCGAGCCTTCCGTTTCTTACGCCGCAAAGCAGCCCGGGGAGAAAAGACCGACCAAGCCTATCTGGTGGGCTCGATCATTCCTCCGCGAGCCTTGAGCCTAGCCTGCTCCCTGGGAGCCGCCTGTTCGCTGGCTGGGAAAAATCTGCTCGGTCCCTCTTGGCGAGGGCAGCGGAAGCAGCTGTGCGAATTGATCGGTGAGTGGACGGGCCAGAAGGACGGCGACGATCTGGAGTACTTCCTCAAGACTCTCAAGATGGCTCTGGTACGCCATCCATATCCAATGGTGAGTCGCCTGCAGGCTCTCAAAGCGTTGATCGACGCCACGACTCTGAAGACCTCCGCCGAGGCAGCAACACCTCTCGAGAAGATCCATCTCGAGGGTACGCAGTTGGAGGACATGCTCCGCTACGTCGAAGAGCTGCAATTCCTCGAGGCTCAATACGCTTCGCCGCTGCACTTCACTCCGCTGGAGATGGGAGTTTCGCTGGCCTTGGTGGACTTGAGGTTCCGGGCTAGCCAGGCAGCTCACGGCTCCTTGCTCGGCCTTTCGCAGACCCGCCGCCGTCGCCTCGAGGAAATCCGCGACGAGGCGAAGCGCTACCTCCAGCAGAGCTCCGAGACCTACACCATGCGCCGGGCCTACTACGAGAATATCCAGCGCCTCTACTACCTCTACGACGACTTCAATGATCGCCAGATCCACTTCAATCTGGCTATGCAGATGGCTGGCAGCGAGATCTGCCTCATTCTGAGCGAGCTGGTTGATATCGATTTGCCATCGGTGACCTGGTGGACCTCGATTTGTCGCCGGTGGGCTCCGCTTCGGAGTAGACGATCGCTGCAGGGGAAACAACAGCCTCGGAGAAAGAGACGGCCTCCAAAGGGCAAAGTGAACTCGGAGGCAGAGATGGCTACGGATGAGGAGGCGGGCTCGGGGAAGACAACCGACCTGGGGGAAAGCACGGGGCCGGAGGAAGAGAAGACTCCCGAGTAGCCTCCTCCCAGCCGAGCTACTGGGGCTTGACGAACCGCAACCCATACTCCGCCCCGATGGCCTCCACCTGCGCCCGATCCAAGGGTTGGTCTTTGGGCAGCTGGTCGATGGCTTCGAAGAAGGCCTCGAAGCCGCCGGGGCTGATGGTGTTGATCAGCACTCCCGGCTCCTCGCCGACGTTGCGGAAGCCGTGGGGCAGGCCTCGGGGGAGGGAGAGGAGGGCGCCCTTGGAGGCGCGTACGGTGGTGTCGCCGGAGAAGAATTCGAAGTCTCCCCGCAGGACGTAGAAGAGCTCGTCCTCGTGCTGGTGTACGTGCCGCGGAGGACCGCCGCCGGGGGGCACGTTGCTGACGATCACCGAGTATTGGCCGCCGGTCTCGTCGCTGAAGATTTTGCCGACGATCTTCAGCCCGAAGATATTCCACACTTTGCCGGCCTGATCGTCGACGAAGACCAGGTCGGCGGCTGCTTTCGCTTCCATGGTCGGGGATGGCGAGGCTGGGGGTGCGCCTTGGGTCGGGTTCTCGGCTGGGGGCTCGGCAGCGGGGGCTTGAGCCGTGGTCGCGAGGGTCGGGAGCACCAAGAGCCAGGCGGTGGTGAGCAGGATGGGGCGCAGGGGCATGGTGGTCTTCTCCTTGGGGCGACAAGTCTGGGGAGACGGCGAACAGCTCGGTGTAAATGGAGAGTGGATTCTAACCTCAGCACCCAGAACGCAAAACCCCGGCGACGGTCTGTGGAACCGTCGCCGGGGACTTGAAGACAGGATCGCTCAGCGACTCACTCGCAGATGAACCCTCTCAGGGCGTCGCAGGGAAGGTCGTTCCAGGAGTCCCCGTCGATGGGATGCTCGGCGTGCTCGACGCAGTTCTCGGTGGTTCCGCCGCTGGGTTGCATGAAGCCCCAGTTGAAAAAGCCCGCCGGCGTGCCGTCGGTCCAGATCCAATTCCCTTCCTGACCCTCGTCGGTGAGACCGATCCAGCGGGCCTGGGAGGAGTTGTTGCGGATCCACAGCGCCACCGCCTGATTCTCCGCCGCGTCCTGGATCTTGGCCAGATCCAGACCTTGCGCGAGGCAGGCGGTGCGGGCCACGGCCCACGGGACCGTAGCACCGCAGAAGCGGTAGTCCCGACCGCCGGCGGTGCCGTCGAGGCAGATGCACACGCCGCCGTTGTCGATGAGACCATCGAGGTCGTTGTCGAAGCCGTCGCAGACCTCGGTGCTGGGCTCGGTTTCGGTGCCGGTGCCCACCTCGCCGGCTTCGAGCCCCATCTCGACGTCACCGGAGACGACGATGTCGAGGATGCAGGCCTGGAGCAGCATGGGGTCGGTGATGCCGGCGGCGACGCATTGGCTCTGCGCCCAGGCCACCAGCGCCGGGTCGAAGTCGTCCAGGCTGGTCTCCACCAGGGGGTACATGGAGCCGTTCTCCGGCGCGTAATCCAGCGGCCCCAACCCGATGTCGTAGTCGAAGAGGGATTCTGCACTGTCCCGAATGATCCACCCCCGCGGGTCGTCGTAGGCGAAGCAGTCGGTGACCGAGCAGTCGTAGAGCTGGTCGAAGGAAGGCGGCGAGGGCAGCGGGGTTCCGTCTCGCAGGACGAAGTCGTTGGTGCCGTGGCCGTCGTAGTTGCCCAAGAGCCCCACCAGGGTGCCGGCGAGGGCGGCGGCGGGGTGGACCCGGACGTTGAAGTACGTGACGGACGAACCGGAC
This window encodes:
- a CDS encoding cupin domain-containing protein, encoding MPLRPILLTTAWLLVLPTLATTAQAPAAEPPAENPTQGAPPASPSPTMEAKAAADLVFVDDQAGKVWNIFGLKIVGKIFSDETGGQYSVIVSNVPPGGGPPRHVHQHEDELFYVLRGDFEFFSGDTTVRASKGALLSLPRGLPHGFRNVGEEPGVLINTISPGGFEAFFEAIDQLPKDQPLDRAQVEAIGAEYGLRFVKPQ